The nucleotide window GACGTACGCGTAGGCGATCACCAGGGCGAACGCGCCGCCGAGCCCCTGCACTCCCCGCAGCACGACGAGGAGCCCGACGGTCGGCGCGAGGGCACGCAGCAGTCCCGCCACCGTGTAGAGGGTCAGCCCGAACAGCAACGGCCGGCGCCGGCCCAGGGCGTCGCTCAGCGGACCGGCCGCGAGCTGACCGACGGCCAGGCCCATCAGGCATGCGGTGACGGTGAGCTGGACCGCCCACGCCGGGCTGTGCAGGCTGTCGGCCAGCCGGGGCAGACCGGGCATGCAGGCGTCCATGGACAGCGGTCCGAGGGCGCTGAGGGCCGCGAGGAGCACGAGCACACGGATCCGGCGGACGGCGCCTCCCCCACCGCCGGTCCGCGTGGGCACCGCTTTTTCCACGGTCACCGGATCAGGGCTTCCGTGCCGCCCGCACCACGTCCGCGAAGGACCTCGGTTCGCGGCCGGTCAGGTCGGCCACCCCGCTGCCGACCCGGGCGAGGAACCCGCCGCGCGTCGACGCGCCGAACGAGGTCACCAGTTCCGACAGCGGCTGCGGCAGGCCGGCCTCCTCGAGTGCGGTGGCGAACGCGTGGTCGTCGACGTCGACCGGTTCGACCTCACGGCCGCCGATCTCGCGGGCGAGCCGTACCAGGTCGAGGACGCTCACCGCCTCCGGACCGGTGATGTCGATGACCTGGTTCTCGTGCCCGTCCTGGGTGAGGACCGCCGCTGCCGCCGCCGCGCAGTCCTCACGGGTGACGTACGCCGCCGCGCCGGCGCCGCTGTTCGTCACCAGTCGGCCGGTGGCGGCGGCCTGTTCGACGACGGAGACCTGCATGTGCGCGTACAGGTTGTTGCGCAGCGCGGTCCATCGCAGTCCGCTCTCCCGCAGTGCCTGTTCCGTGCCGGCGTGGTCGGCGACCACGACGGCGGGATTGGCGGGCACCGGCTCGGGAACGGAGGTGTACGCGATGTGCGAAACCCCCGCTCCGGCCGCCGCCGCGATTGCCGCCCGCTGCCGGTCGAGGCGGGAGCCCACCGCGTCGGTGGAGACGAGCAGCAGTCGTTCGACGCCGACGAGTGCGGCGGCGACGGTGCGGGGGTCGTCGAAATCGGCCCGCCTCACCTGCGCGCCGCGGTCGGCGAGGTCGGCGAGCGCCTCCGGCGTACGTGTGGTGAGGACGACCCCACGCGGATCGACGGTCCGCAGCACCAGCTCGGCGGTGGCACGTCCGAGGGGACCGGAGGCACCGGTGATGCCGATCATGATCGCACCAATCTGTAGTCATCATGAAGACGAATTAGAACTGTAGCTACGATGACTACGGAATGGCAAGATGGCCGTATGGCCCGCTCGACCAACACCCGGTTCGCTGTCGCCGTCCATGTGCTGACCTATCTGGCCGGCGTCCTGGAGGGCCGCACCGTCAGCTCGGAGGAGCTCTCCGAGAGCACCCACGTCAACGCCGCCCACATACGCCGGGTGCTGGGCCCGCTGCGGGGCGCGGGTGTGGTGCGGTCGCGGCCCGGTGTCCACGGGGGCTGGCAACTGGCGGTGGACGCCGCGGAGATCGGGCTCGACCGGGTCTGGCTGCTGCTCCAGGGCGCCGACCCGGTACTCGGCCTGCACGAGCCCGCCCCGACCTGCGTGGTGGGCCGCGCCGTGCAGAAGACCCTGGACACGCTCGACCGGACGGTCGCGGGTGCGGTGGCGACCGAGCTCGGGCACTTCACCGTGCGCGACGTACTGAACGGGCTGCCCGCTCCGGCGTCCGGTCCGCACGGCTCCTGACGAGCGGCGTGCGGGTGCGTACGCCCGAAGCCGGTACGGGCCTGTCAGGCGGCCGGTACCGGCTTCGGTGGAACGGGGCGCGTCAGCGCTGCTCAGCGCGTGATCAGCGTGTGATCTCCTTGATCTTCAGCATGCGCGTGATGACCTTGTCGAGCTCGTCGTCCTCGAAGACCTTCTTCCAGTCGTCGCGCACGATGGACTCGCGGCCGTAGTCCATGGCGATCAGGCAGGCGTCCGAGAACGGGTTGGAGCCCTTGAGGGTGTTGGCCAGGGCGACCTGGGTGTGGCCCAGGAGCATCGCGCGGGCCGCCTTCTCCGGGACGCCGACGGTGTGCACGGTCTCGTGCAGCGCCTCGGTCAGCAGGGCGCCCACCATGCAGGCGATGGTCTCGACGAGGGTCGGCTCCAGGACGGCGAGCTGCTTGACGGTGACCCAGTGGACGTCGACCACGGGCGCGTACATCACGCGGATGACGGAGTCGGCCAGCTCCCGCTTGGCTTCGTCCCCGCCCTCGTACGCGGCGACGACCTCCTGCGGGGCGGCGATCCCGCCGAAGGTGTCCTGCCACTCCTCCTTGGTGGTGCGCTCCAGGAACACCGACGGGTGGCAGGGGTGCGCACACGCGTAGTGGATGTCGTCCCGGTCGAAGAGCAGGCCGGCGTAGGCGGCGGCCGGGTCGAGGGTGAGGACGACCGTGCCCGGCCTCATCAGCGGGACGAGTTCCTCCGAGACCTTGCCGAGGACGACGTCGGGGACGGCGAGGATGACCACGTCGGCCTCGGCGACGGCGTCGGCGGACCCGGTCAGCTCGCGGCCGAGGCCGCGGATCAGCTCCTGGCCCTTGGACGAGGCCTCGCTGAAGAGCACCCGGAAGTCGCTCTCGACCAGGTTGTCGGAGACGCGCTGGCCCATCTTGCCGGCGGCCCCGATGACGGCGACGGTCCTGACGTCGGCCTGGGTCTGGATCTCGGTGGCCATTACTCGCTCCTCAGAAGGGTGTCGATGCTGTGCTGCGTCCACTGGTGTTCGAGCCGGGCGGTGGCGTCGAAGCCCTCGTCCTGCCACGGGAGCCAGTGCTCCACGATCTGGTTGATGCCGTCCGCGTCCGGCCGGGCGGCCCGTACGGCGGCGATCATGGCGTCGTACTCCAGGAGGCCCTCGCCGAGGGGGCAGCCGGCGTAGGTGAAGCCGACCCAGCCGTCCCGGCGGGTGAAGGC belongs to Streptomyces sp. V3I8 and includes:
- a CDS encoding MFS transporter, with the translated sequence MPTRTGGGGGAVRRIRVLVLLAALSALGPLSMDACMPGLPRLADSLHSPAWAVQLTVTACLMGLAVGQLAAGPLSDALGRRRPLLFGLTLYTVAGLLRALAPTVGLLVVLRGVQGLGGAFALVIAYAYVSDLHEGRAAALLGCGQFLFGGLAAPPAGLPGAHGAVPMATVTAVLGLAAVTVLITLTPDP
- a CDS encoding NAD(P)H-binding protein, encoding MIGITGASGPLGRATAELVLRTVDPRGVVLTTRTPEALADLADRGAQVRRADFDDPRTVAAALVGVERLLLVSTDAVGSRLDRQRAAIAAAAGAGVSHIAYTSVPEPVPANPAVVVADHAGTEQALRESGLRWTALRNNLYAHMQVSVVEQAAATGRLVTNSGAGAAAYVTREDCAAAAAAVLTQDGHENQVIDITGPEAVSVLDLVRLAREIGGREVEPVDVDDHAFATALEEAGLPQPLSELVTSFGASTRGGFLARVGSGVADLTGREPRSFADVVRAARKP
- a CDS encoding Rrf2 family transcriptional regulator, with the protein product MARSTNTRFAVAVHVLTYLAGVLEGRTVSSEELSESTHVNAAHIRRVLGPLRGAGVVRSRPGVHGGWQLAVDAAEIGLDRVWLLLQGADPVLGLHEPAPTCVVGRAVQKTLDTLDRTVAGAVATELGHFTVRDVLNGLPAPASGPHGS
- a CDS encoding phosphogluconate dehydrogenase C-terminal domain-containing protein: MATEIQTQADVRTVAVIGAAGKMGQRVSDNLVESDFRVLFSEASSKGQELIRGLGRELTGSADAVAEADVVILAVPDVVLGKVSEELVPLMRPGTVVLTLDPAAAYAGLLFDRDDIHYACAHPCHPSVFLERTTKEEWQDTFGGIAAPQEVVAAYEGGDEAKRELADSVIRVMYAPVVDVHWVTVKQLAVLEPTLVETIACMVGALLTEALHETVHTVGVPEKAARAMLLGHTQVALANTLKGSNPFSDACLIAMDYGRESIVRDDWKKVFEDDELDKVITRMLKIKEITR